The following proteins come from a genomic window of Micromonospora echinofusca:
- a CDS encoding SWIM zinc finger family protein: MTQRTATTVDTDRLPAVLPAVAAAAVAALPSRLHKRLDAAVERLAGVPVGPLDGGVSVDCGPEALVTLTPGPAGAVTDPDQARCSCLLSPRCLHRTAVLLACPVADPGSHPGPPTTAAASPTPDRADAASGRTGRTRKSAGAAPTKAQRAAADALWRAGAAVLSAGVPAAGAVPQAELLRAAHGARLAGLPRAESAALRTVRGLRAQRGRQNGHRLAELVEVLHDLLYVAGRLAAGDPDPALVGVLRRAYQPDGTLEVHGVCREPVISATGYAGVVTHLLAADGRQLSFGDVKPGGPDRARDCARAVTEMGAVSVNHAVLSRGGLRITGTTVSPDGRLGAGKGVRATPLAGTDWATGALAELFARPLAEVVTAQLATEDPEDPGRAGTALVGGDLVVVGAVGDQVLARELAPATDAAAERAPVPDGPLIRLVPVDAHPGLAHVANLRRLASRPGLRVRVVGRLDPDRASTLRPLAVGPVPGAAATLRLPPDWHGRADLGYDEIQGGHLPPRDPAATTGPVLAVGADAVAESPLWRVRRLVELAVAGGRRAVAEAARGDGAGPAGPLRRAGFTTAAALAAALADESDRRGRDAFGRLTDPDPDRYAWAWLAATVHLAAAERELIRSSWTASAVG, encoded by the coding sequence TTGACGCAGCGCACCGCCACCACCGTGGACACCGACCGGTTGCCGGCGGTGCTGCCGGCCGTCGCCGCCGCGGCGGTGGCGGCCCTGCCGTCCCGGCTGCACAAGCGGCTGGACGCCGCCGTCGAGCGGCTGGCCGGCGTACCGGTCGGGCCCCTCGACGGGGGCGTGTCGGTCGACTGCGGACCGGAGGCGCTGGTCACCCTGACGCCCGGACCGGCAGGCGCGGTCACCGACCCGGACCAGGCGCGGTGCAGCTGCCTGCTTTCGCCCCGCTGCCTGCACCGCACCGCCGTCCTGCTGGCCTGCCCGGTCGCCGATCCGGGCAGCCACCCCGGTCCGCCGACCACCGCCGCCGCGTCCCCGACGCCGGACCGCGCCGACGCGGCGTCCGGCCGCACCGGGCGTACCAGGAAGTCGGCTGGCGCGGCACCGACGAAGGCGCAACGGGCCGCCGCCGACGCGCTGTGGCGGGCGGGCGCGGCGGTGCTCTCGGCCGGCGTGCCGGCCGCCGGGGCGGTGCCGCAGGCCGAACTGCTGCGGGCCGCCCACGGCGCCCGGCTCGCCGGCCTGCCGCGGGCCGAGAGCGCCGCGCTGCGCACGGTGCGTGGCCTGCGCGCGCAGCGGGGACGACAGAACGGCCACCGGCTGGCCGAGCTCGTCGAGGTGCTGCACGACCTGCTGTACGTCGCGGGCCGGCTGGCCGCCGGCGATCCCGACCCGGCGCTGGTCGGCGTCCTGCGGCGGGCCTACCAGCCGGACGGCACGCTGGAGGTGCACGGTGTCTGCCGGGAGCCGGTGATCAGCGCGACCGGGTACGCCGGGGTGGTCACCCACCTGCTCGCCGCCGACGGCCGTCAGCTCTCCTTCGGCGACGTGAAACCGGGCGGGCCGGACCGGGCCCGGGACTGCGCCCGGGCGGTCACCGAGATGGGCGCGGTCTCGGTCAACCACGCGGTACTGTCCCGCGGCGGCCTGCGGATCACCGGCACCACCGTCTCCCCGGACGGCCGGCTCGGCGCCGGCAAGGGCGTGCGGGCCACGCCGCTCGCCGGCACCGACTGGGCCACCGGAGCGCTGGCGGAACTGTTCGCCCGCCCGCTCGCCGAGGTGGTGACCGCCCAGCTCGCCACCGAGGACCCGGAGGACCCGGGCCGGGCGGGCACCGCGCTCGTCGGCGGCGACCTGGTGGTGGTGGGCGCCGTCGGCGACCAGGTGCTGGCCCGCGAGCTGGCCCCCGCCACCGACGCCGCAGCGGAGCGCGCGCCGGTGCCGGACGGGCCGCTGATCCGGCTGGTGCCCGTCGACGCACACCCGGGGCTGGCCCACGTTGCCAACCTGCGGCGGCTCGCCTCCCGGCCCGGCCTGCGGGTGCGGGTGGTCGGCCGGCTGGACCCGGACCGGGCCAGCACGCTGCGTCCGCTCGCGGTCGGCCCGGTGCCCGGTGCCGCCGCGACGCTCCGGCTGCCGCCGGACTGGCACGGCCGGGCGGACCTCGGCTACGACGAGATCCAGGGCGGGCACCTGCCGCCGCGCGACCCGGCCGCGACGACCGGACCGGTGCTCGCCGTCGGCGCCGACGCGGTCGCGGAGTCCCCGCTGTGGCGGGTCCGCCGGCTGGTGGAGCTGGCCGTCGCGGGCGGCCGCCGCGCCGTCGCCGAGGCGGCCCGCGGCGACGGCGCCGGCCCGGCCGGTCCGCTGCGCCGCGCCGGCTTCACCACCGCCGCCGCGCTGGCCGCCGCGCTCGCCGACGAGTCCGACCGGCGCGGCCGGGACGCGTTCGGTCGGCTCACCGATCCGGATCCCGACCGGTACGCCTGGGCCTGGCTCGCGGCGACCGTCCACCTCGCCGCCGCCGAGCGGGAGTTGATCCGGTCCTCCTGGACCGCGTCCGCCGTCGGCTGA